In Terriglobales bacterium, a single genomic region encodes these proteins:
- a CDS encoding helix-turn-helix domain-containing protein produces MGSFGQRLQREREMRGITLEEIATSTKIGTRSLRALEEEDFDQLPGGIFNKGFVRAYAKYLGIDEEQAVADYLLAAGEGDQPLPNPPTEKVPEYSTVRESSRHGLWVAVALLLLLGAGGYYGWRWYQQTRQVEAQIPAAVVATPAPPPPTPAPASDPAAAPADATPSTPELTAGATPAADGFLLEIRARKDAWIKYSADDSPAREVRMKPTDSAVEIHAQKRVKLTLGNAGGVEISHNGKTLPQLGPENKPRTVVFTPQGLER; encoded by the coding sequence ATGGGTTCCTTCGGCCAGCGATTGCAGCGCGAGCGGGAGATGCGCGGCATCACGCTGGAAGAGATCGCTACCTCCACCAAGATCGGCACGCGCAGCCTGCGCGCGCTCGAAGAAGAAGATTTCGACCAGCTCCCCGGCGGCATCTTCAACAAGGGCTTCGTCCGCGCCTACGCCAAGTACCTCGGCATCGACGAGGAGCAGGCCGTCGCCGACTACCTGCTCGCCGCCGGCGAAGGCGACCAGCCGCTCCCCAATCCGCCGACCGAAAAAGTCCCCGAATACTCCACCGTCCGCGAGAGCTCCCGCCATGGCCTCTGGGTCGCCGTCGCGCTCCTCCTCCTGCTTGGCGCCGGCGGCTACTACGGCTGGCGCTGGTACCAGCAGACCCGGCAGGTGGAAGCGCAGATCCCCGCCGCCGTGGTTGCGACGCCCGCGCCTCCGCCGCCCACCCCGGCGCCCGCGAGCGACCCGGCCGCTGCTCCCGCGGACGCCACGCCTTCCACCCCCGAGCTCACCGCCGGCGCGACGCCTGCCGCCGACGGCTTCTTGCTCGAGATCCGCGCCCGCAAGGACGCCTGGATCAAGTATTCCGCCGACGACAGTCCCGCGCGTGAAGTCAGGATGAAGCCCACCGATTCCGCCGTCGAGATCCACGCGCAGAAGCGCGTGAAGCTCACCCTCGGCAACGCGGGCGGCGTCGAGATCTCGCACAACGGCAAGACGCTCCCGCAACTCGGCCCCGAGAACAAGCCCCGCACCGTCGTCTTCACCCCGCAGGGCCTCGAGAGGTAG
- a CDS encoding CoA-binding protein, with product MTHKTAHKTRTDEIHDILKGAKTIAVVGLSSSPLRPSYGVAAYMQHHGYRIIPVNPNIKGALGEKAYATLRDVPDKIDIVDVFRRSDAVPDLVDEAIQLKLPVIWMQEDVVHEQAAQKARKAGIKVVMDRCILKEHRARFV from the coding sequence ATGACCCACAAGACCGCGCACAAGACCAGGACCGACGAGATCCACGACATCCTCAAAGGCGCGAAGACCATCGCCGTCGTCGGCCTCTCGTCCAGCCCGCTCCGCCCCAGCTATGGCGTCGCCGCCTACATGCAGCATCACGGCTACCGCATCATCCCCGTCAACCCGAACATCAAGGGCGCGCTCGGCGAGAAGGCCTACGCCACCCTCCGCGACGTGCCGGACAAGATCGACATCGTCGACGTCTTCCGCCGCTCCGACGCCGTCCCCGACCTCGTCGACGAAGCCATCCAGCTCAAGTTGCCGGTCATCTGGATGCAGGAAGACGTCGTCCACGAGCAGGCCGCGCAGAAGGCGCGCAAGGCGGGCATCAAGGTCGTCATGGACCG
- a CDS encoding sensor domain-containing diguanylate cyclase — MTEAAGTDRRREIQELTIFHDVAKALTSSLNLDSVLQTIMEKISEYFRPDTWSLLMVDEPKDELYFAIAVGPAADTLKSLRLKVGEGIAGWVAKHGESLIVPDVYTDPRFAKRIDEMTKWQTRSIICIPLKSKHRTLGVIQLINCDVNNFTDNEMFFLHALCDYAAIAIDNARAVERIQELTITDDVTGLYNARHLYKTLEAEVYRSARFGYQFTVIFIDLDHFKQVNDTHGHLVGSKLLAEIGFKIKSQLRLIDFAFRYGGDEFVVLLPQTGKDSGLVVAKRLRDGFRGATFLNDENLHINVRCSIGMATYPEDAKSAHEIIRQADEMMYMVKNSTRDNIAVAQQGMVR, encoded by the coding sequence ATGACTGAAGCCGCCGGCACGGACCGCAGACGCGAGATCCAGGAACTGACGATCTTCCACGACGTGGCGAAAGCGCTGACGTCGTCGCTGAATCTCGACTCGGTGCTGCAGACGATCATGGAGAAGATCTCGGAGTACTTCCGCCCGGACACCTGGTCGCTGCTGATGGTGGACGAGCCGAAGGACGAGCTGTACTTCGCGATCGCGGTGGGCCCGGCGGCGGACACGCTGAAGTCGCTGCGGCTTAAGGTGGGCGAAGGGATCGCGGGGTGGGTGGCGAAGCACGGGGAGTCGCTGATCGTGCCCGACGTGTACACGGACCCGCGTTTTGCCAAGCGCATCGACGAGATGACGAAGTGGCAGACGCGGTCGATCATCTGCATCCCGCTGAAGTCGAAGCACCGGACGCTGGGCGTGATCCAGCTGATCAACTGCGACGTCAACAACTTCACCGACAACGAGATGTTCTTCCTGCACGCGCTGTGCGACTACGCGGCCATCGCGATCGATAACGCGCGGGCGGTGGAGCGCATCCAGGAACTGACGATCACCGACGACGTCACGGGGCTGTACAACGCGCGGCATCTTTACAAGACGCTGGAGGCGGAGGTCTACCGCTCGGCGCGCTTCGGCTACCAGTTCACGGTGATCTTCATCGACCTGGACCACTTCAAGCAGGTGAACGACACGCACGGGCACCTGGTGGGGTCGAAGCTGCTGGCGGAGATCGGATTCAAGATCAAGAGCCAGCTGCGGCTGATCGACTTCGCGTTCCGCTACGGCGGCGACGAGTTCGTGGTGCTGCTGCCGCAGACCGGGAAAGATTCCGGGCTGGTGGTGGCGAAGCGGCTGCGCGACGGCTTCCGGGGCGCGACCTTCCTGAACGACGAGAACCTGCACATCAACGTGCGCTGCTCGATCGGCATGGCGACCTATCCGGAGGACGCGAAGAGCGCGCACGAGATCATCCGGCAGGCCGACGAGATGATGTACATGGTGAAGAACTCGACCAGGGACAACATCGCGGTGGCGCAGCAGGGGATGGTGCGGTAG